A genomic stretch from Thermomonospora umbrina includes:
- a CDS encoding alkaline phosphatase family protein: MSGGPAVPRYGEASLADLPTSVLAGLGVPGAENVLGLPEARRVCVLIIDGLGWELLREHPGYAPFLSSLPGRPLTAGFPSTTPTSLASLGTGLPPGGHGLLGIQVAVPGTGKLLNCLKWDDSVDPLAFQAAPTAYERAAADGVSVGYVASGLYRGSGLSVATARGAEYLPADSLGQLVARAEQALREGDRSYVTVYHPDLDSTGHIYGAASAAWRYQLRFVDMLAERIAEVLPPGTALYVTADHGMTDPTDRIDADEVAELREGVAQLGGDPRARYVYTVPGAEADVLATWRGLVGDRAWVRTRDEAVADGWFGPVSPELLPRIGDVVAVPHGDLAIVATKAEPVVSRLVGMHGSLVPREQLVPLISDHRS, encoded by the coding sequence GTGAGCGGCGGGCCGGCCGTACCGCGGTACGGGGAGGCCTCGCTGGCGGATCTGCCGACGTCCGTGCTGGCGGGGCTCGGGGTGCCGGGGGCGGAGAACGTGCTGGGGCTGCCCGAGGCGCGGCGGGTCTGTGTGCTGATCATCGACGGGCTGGGCTGGGAGTTGCTGCGCGAGCACCCCGGGTACGCGCCGTTCCTCAGTTCGCTGCCCGGGCGTCCGCTGACCGCCGGGTTCCCCTCGACGACGCCGACCAGCCTGGCGTCCCTGGGGACGGGGCTGCCGCCGGGTGGGCACGGGCTGCTCGGGATCCAGGTGGCCGTGCCCGGCACGGGGAAGTTGCTGAACTGCCTGAAATGGGATGACTCGGTGGATCCGCTGGCGTTCCAGGCGGCGCCCACCGCGTACGAGAGGGCGGCGGCCGACGGGGTGAGCGTCGGGTACGTGGCGTCGGGGCTGTATCGGGGCAGCGGGCTGAGCGTGGCCACCGCGCGGGGGGCCGAGTACCTGCCCGCCGACAGTCTGGGGCAGCTCGTGGCGCGGGCCGAGCAGGCGCTGCGGGAGGGCGACCGCTCGTACGTGACGGTTTATCACCCCGATCTCGACTCCACGGGCCACATTTACGGGGCGGCGTCGGCCGCGTGGCGGTATCAGCTCCGGTTCGTGGACATGCTCGCCGAGCGGATCGCCGAGGTCCTGCCGCCCGGTACGGCGCTGTACGTGACCGCCGACCACGGCATGACCGACCCCACCGACCGGATCGACGCGGACGAGGTCGCCGAGCTGCGCGAGGGGGTCGCCCAGCTCGGCGGCGATCCCAGGGCGCGGTACGTCTACACGGTGCCCGGGGCCGAGGCGGACGTGCTGGCGACCTGGCGGGGGCTGGTCGGAGACCGGGCCTGGGTGCGCACGCGGGACGAGGCGGTGGCGGACGGCTGGTTCGGGCCGGTGTCGCCGGAGCTGCTGCCCCGGATCGGTGACGTGGTGGCCGTCCCCCATGGGGATCTGGCCATCGTGGCGACCAAGGCGGAGCCCGTGGTGTCGCGGCTGGTCGGCATGCACGGGTCACTGGTTCCGCGCGAGCAGCTCGTTCCCCTGATCAGCGATCATCGTTCATAG
- a CDS encoding CHAT domain-containing protein: MTDELLRLATADPGRAHTAATVALTGPYDRPPRTVIVLRRAAALAAKELGRLDEGLDHLTEALRVAERAGLGDEQARVRMNLVGLQTARGDLAAALASADAAEGLLNGADADRLAANRACALARAGRLDEAEAAVAEALPRLRRGEDPATLVGLLINLGLARALRGDPTAGEASLVEAADVADRAGLPAQAAMARGNLAFAVSRRGDLPRALRLYAAAEPGLTGERLVQCRMDQAETLIAAGLTGEARPMLARALAEASARGYRCDVADGLLLLAHAELAAGDAEQATHTAERARAGFAAQNRTGWMLLAEHLLLRARWAAGDRSPAFLSTAVAAADRLAAGGWAEPAADTRITAARLALHLGRPARPLLEQVGRARRRGPAALRVAAWHATALERHESGDLRGALAAVRAGLRVADEYAEVFGAAELRVRAAGVGGDLAELGLTLARTPRELLAAEERRRAMARRTDAVRPPADPVRARALAELRAASADHATATARGDHPAATAARLSGLESAIRAAARRRSPPAGRTSRPIPCRVPALVDALGERAFIELIRVGAELHAVTITAGRCRRWSLGPYDRATHTARHLRYAVRRLAHRTDEVGRNGLRHAARDLAALIPPSLRRALGDRDLVLAPTGPLHTAPWSAVIDQPLTVVPSATAWLYAVAHDRPRGPVPAPTDTYGADVVPPTLEPADAYGADRVPTTLKPSHAHGADRVPTTLAPADACGVDGVRPRTTQAYGVGAGGVPGVPGSGLVVLAAGPDLAEAHAEVTDVARLYPGALVLTGAEAHAEAVRRALDGAELAHVAAHGEFRGNNPFFSHLRMADGPLVAYDIEDLPTAPRLVVLSACDVGQASDGDGVLGIVGVLLGLGAATVIASVAPVQDTSARTFMTAFHGRLREGLTPSQALASVPRSAGDYGFVCFGAG; this comes from the coding sequence GTGACCGACGAGCTGCTGCGCCTGGCGACGGCCGACCCGGGGCGGGCCCACACCGCCGCCACGGTGGCGCTGACCGGCCCGTACGACCGGCCTCCCCGTACGGTGATCGTCCTGCGGAGGGCCGCCGCGCTGGCCGCCAAGGAGTTGGGCCGCCTGGACGAGGGGCTGGACCACCTCACCGAGGCGCTGCGCGTGGCGGAACGGGCCGGACTCGGCGACGAGCAGGCCCGGGTGCGGATGAACCTCGTCGGCCTGCAGACCGCCCGCGGCGACCTGGCGGCGGCGCTGGCCTCGGCCGACGCCGCGGAGGGGCTGCTGAACGGCGCGGACGCCGACCGGCTGGCCGCCAACCGGGCGTGCGCGCTGGCCCGCGCCGGCCGGCTCGACGAGGCGGAGGCCGCGGTCGCGGAGGCGCTCCCCCGGCTGCGGCGCGGCGAGGACCCGGCCACCCTGGTCGGGCTGCTCATCAACCTGGGGCTGGCGCGGGCGCTGCGCGGCGACCCGACGGCGGGCGAGGCGTCGCTGGTCGAGGCGGCCGACGTCGCCGACCGGGCCGGGCTGCCCGCGCAGGCCGCCATGGCGCGCGGCAACCTGGCGTTCGCGGTGTCGCGGCGCGGCGACCTGCCCCGGGCGCTGCGCCTGTACGCGGCGGCCGAGCCCGGCCTCACCGGGGAACGTCTCGTGCAGTGCCGGATGGACCAGGCCGAGACGCTGATCGCCGCCGGGCTGACGGGCGAGGCGCGCCCGATGCTGGCCCGCGCCCTCGCGGAGGCGTCGGCGCGCGGGTACCGCTGCGACGTCGCCGACGGCCTGCTGCTGCTCGCCCACGCCGAACTGGCCGCCGGGGACGCCGAGCAGGCCACGCACACGGCCGAACGGGCCCGCGCCGGGTTCGCCGCCCAGAACCGGACCGGCTGGATGCTGTTGGCCGAGCATCTGCTGCTCCGGGCCCGGTGGGCGGCGGGCGACCGGTCCCCCGCGTTCCTGTCCACGGCGGTCGCCGCGGCCGATCGGCTGGCGGCCGGCGGGTGGGCCGAACCGGCCGCCGACACGCGGATCACCGCCGCCCGGCTGGCCCTGCATCTCGGCCGTCCCGCCCGGCCGCTGCTGGAGCAGGTCGGCCGGGCCCGCCGGCGCGGTCCGGCGGCGCTGCGGGTGGCCGCCTGGCACGCCACCGCCCTGGAACGCCACGAGTCGGGCGACCTTCGGGGCGCGCTCGCCGCCGTCCGGGCGGGGCTGCGCGTCGCCGACGAGTACGCCGAGGTCTTCGGTGCGGCCGAGTTGCGCGTCCGCGCCGCCGGCGTGGGCGGCGACCTGGCGGAGCTGGGCCTGACCCTGGCCCGCACACCCCGGGAGCTGCTGGCGGCCGAGGAACGCCGCCGCGCCATGGCCCGCCGCACGGACGCGGTCCGGCCGCCCGCCGACCCGGTGCGCGCCCGCGCCCTGGCCGAACTCCGCGCCGCCAGCGCCGACCACGCCACCGCGACCGCCCGCGGCGACCATCCCGCCGCCACCGCCGCACGGCTGTCCGGCCTCGAGTCGGCCATTCGCGCCGCCGCCCGCCGACGCTCTCCCCCGGCCGGCCGCACGTCGCGGCCGATCCCCTGCCGGGTGCCCGCCCTCGTGGACGCGCTGGGCGAACGGGCCTTCATCGAACTGATCCGGGTCGGCGCCGAACTCCACGCCGTCACGATCACGGCGGGCCGCTGCCGCCGCTGGTCCCTGGGCCCCTACGACCGGGCGACCCACACCGCCCGCCACCTGCGCTACGCGGTGCGCCGGCTGGCCCACCGCACCGACGAGGTGGGCCGGAACGGCCTCCGCCACGCCGCCCGAGACCTTGCGGCCCTCATCCCGCCGTCACTCCGCCGGGCCTTGGGCGACCGCGACCTGGTCCTGGCGCCCACGGGCCCCTTGCACACCGCACCGTGGTCCGCCGTCATCGATCAGCCCCTCACCGTCGTCCCCTCGGCCACGGCGTGGCTGTACGCCGTCGCCCACGACCGCCCCCGGGGGCCCGTCCCCGCCCCGACCGACACATACGGAGCCGACGTCGTTCCGCCGACGCTGGAGCCGGCCGACGCGTACGGAGCCGACCGGGTTCCGACGACGCTGAAGCCGTCTCATGCGCACGGAGCCGACCGCGTACCGACGACGCTGGCGCCGGCCGACGCTTGCGGAGTCGACGGCGTTCGGCCGAGGACGACGCAGGCCTATGGGGTGGGCGCCGGTGGCGTTCCAGGGGTTCCCGGGTCGGGGCTCGTCGTGCTGGCGGCCGGGCCCGACCTGGCCGAGGCGCACGCCGAGGTCACGGACGTCGCACGGTTGTACCCGGGGGCGCTGGTGCTGACGGGGGCGGAGGCGCACGCGGAGGCCGTTCGACGGGCGCTGGACGGGGCGGAGCTCGCGCACGTGGCGGCCCATGGCGAGTTCAGGGGGAACAACCCGTTCTTCTCCCATCTGAGGATGGCCGACGGCCCGCTGGTGGCCTACGACATCGAGGACCTGCCCACCGCGCCTCGCCTGGTCGTCCTGTCGGCGTGCGACGTCGGGCAGGCTTCGGACGGGGACGGAGTGCTCGGCATCGTCGGCGTCCTACTGGGGCTCGGGGCCGCGACGGTGATCGCGAGCGTCGCCCCGGTTCAGGACACGAGCGCTCGTACCTTCATGACCGCGTTCCACGGGCGGTTGCGGGAGGGCTTGACGCCGTCGCAGGCGCTGGCCTCCGTGCCGCGTTCGGCGGGCGACTACGGGTTCGTCTGCTTCGGTGCCGGGTGA
- a CDS encoding DUF5998 family protein — protein sequence MRDTRATAHGLRTAIERSGYYPALVADAVESALGSETVLAYVVHHEATFDPAMEVRRHVTVLVLSPTRLLVCHTDEHPPGEGVPQAHASTTTEAVRLDRIQSVAVTRVVPDPASYVPGVPPTEVVLTIGWGAIAHIDLEPATCGDESCEADHGYTGNVTSDDMSLRVSEAADGADAVVQVLAFAQALSAAAG from the coding sequence ATGAGGGACACCCGAGCAACGGCTCACGGGTTGCGCACCGCCATCGAGCGCAGCGGTTACTACCCGGCACTCGTCGCGGATGCGGTCGAATCCGCGCTGGGCAGCGAGACGGTGCTCGCCTATGTCGTGCACCACGAGGCCACTTTCGACCCGGCGATGGAGGTGCGGCGGCATGTGACCGTGCTGGTGTTGTCGCCGACCCGGCTGCTGGTGTGCCACACCGACGAACACCCTCCGGGCGAGGGCGTGCCCCAGGCCCACGCGTCGACGACCACCGAGGCGGTGCGCCTGGACCGGATCCAGTCGGTCGCGGTGACCCGCGTGGTCCCCGATCCCGCCTCCTACGTGCCGGGGGTGCCGCCCACCGAGGTCGTGCTGACCATCGGATGGGGGGCCATCGCCCACATCGACCTGGAGCCCGCCACCTGCGGTGACGAGTCCTGCGAGGCCGACCACGGCTACACCGGCAACGTGACCTCCGACGACATGTCGCTCCGCGTCAGCGAGGCCGCCGACGGCGCCGACGCGGTCGTTCAGGTCCTGGCCTTCGCCCAGGCGTTGTCCGCCGCCGCGGGCTGA
- a CDS encoding DUF3145 domain-containing protein: MTARGVFYVHSAPPALCPHVEWAIAGVLGVPASLTWADQPAAPGSMRAELHWEGKPGTAAGITSSLRNWKLLRFEATEDAIPGCDGVRFSVTPSLGVFTGVIGANGDVMVPEDRLRTAMANVTVGKATLEHEMDRLLGTPWDNELEPFRRAGDGAPVRWLHAAV; this comes from the coding sequence GTGACCGCACGTGGCGTTTTCTACGTCCACTCCGCGCCACCTGCGCTGTGCCCGCACGTCGAGTGGGCGATCGCAGGTGTTCTCGGCGTGCCCGCGTCCCTGACGTGGGCCGATCAGCCCGCTGCTCCCGGGAGCATGCGTGCCGAACTGCATTGGGAGGGCAAGCCGGGTACCGCCGCCGGGATCACCTCGTCGCTGCGCAACTGGAAGCTGCTGCGCTTCGAGGCCACCGAGGACGCCATCCCGGGCTGTGACGGGGTGCGCTTCAGCGTCACGCCGTCCCTCGGCGTGTTCACCGGGGTCATCGGCGCCAACGGCGACGTGATGGTGCCCGAGGACCGGCTGCGCACCGCGATGGCCAACGTCACCGTCGGCAAGGCCACCCTGGAGCACGAGATGGACCGGCTCCTCGGCACGCCCTGGGACAACGAGCTGGAGCCCTTCCGTCGCGCCGGCGACGGCGCGCCCGTCCGCTGGCTGCACGCCGCCGTCTGA
- the lnt gene encoding apolipoprotein N-acyltransferase codes for MTRTQDRRAAYTRRAGLLAAGALPLLAFPRPGLGWLAWALLVPGLLGLRAAPDAREAAVRGWWFGAGFLLAALHWTVPNIGPGLLLVAVVFGAPWAVWGWAARTLLPTRPWASLIVLPSIWVLIEYLRSWHALGGPWALLGTSQWRHPTVLALAGVGGVWLVGFAIVAVNTALTLALTERRVRLPALAAATAILSAGPLAFALLDEPRTERTVTVALVQPGVVHGPGPRFDEGERITAGLPSVDLVVWGESSVGFDLARRPDLRRRLAALAAHGDVLVNEDARDARGRISKSTILVGDDGVRGRYVKTRLVPFGEYIPFRPVLGWLTRVSEAAGEDRVPGTGAGVLTAGGVPIGPSVCFESAFPDLGRAVVRKGARVIVIQSATSTFQDGWAPAQHASLAAVRAAETGRPVVQAALTGVSVAFDARGRRRARLDTDERGAATVTLRLPPPEARTPFVRYGDHVILLSFLVTVVYPAVTVVRRRRARPE; via the coding sequence GTGACCCGTACCCAGGACCGGCGGGCGGCCTATACGCGCCGTGCGGGGCTGCTGGCCGCCGGCGCCCTGCCGCTGCTGGCCTTTCCCCGTCCGGGGCTCGGCTGGCTGGCGTGGGCGCTGCTCGTCCCGGGGCTGCTGGGCCTGCGCGCGGCCCCGGACGCCCGTGAGGCGGCGGTACGGGGCTGGTGGTTCGGCGCCGGGTTCCTGCTGGCGGCGCTGCACTGGACGGTGCCCAACATCGGCCCGGGCCTGCTGCTGGTCGCCGTGGTGTTCGGCGCTCCGTGGGCGGTGTGGGGATGGGCGGCCCGGACGTTGCTCCCGACGCGTCCCTGGGCGTCGCTGATCGTTCTGCCGAGCATCTGGGTGCTGATCGAGTACCTGCGGTCCTGGCACGCGCTGGGCGGCCCCTGGGCGCTGCTGGGGACGAGCCAGTGGCGACATCCCACGGTGCTGGCGCTGGCCGGGGTCGGCGGGGTGTGGCTCGTCGGGTTCGCGATCGTGGCCGTCAACACCGCCCTCACCCTCGCCCTCACCGAACGGAGGGTGCGGCTGCCCGCGCTCGCGGCGGCGACCGCGATCCTTTCCGCCGGGCCTTTGGCCTTCGCCTTGCTCGACGAGCCCCGTACGGAACGGACGGTGACGGTCGCGCTCGTGCAGCCCGGCGTCGTCCACGGCCCCGGTCCCCGGTTCGACGAGGGGGAGCGGATCACCGCCGGCCTCCCGTCCGTGGACCTGGTCGTGTGGGGGGAGAGCAGCGTCGGCTTCGACCTGGCCCGCCGTCCCGACCTGCGGCGACGGCTGGCCGCCTTGGCGGCGCACGGGGACGTCCTGGTGAACGAGGACGCCCGTGACGCCCGTGGCCGGATCTCCAAGAGCACCATCCTGGTCGGGGACGACGGCGTGCGCGGCCGCTACGTGAAGACCCGGCTCGTGCCGTTCGGCGAGTACATCCCCTTCCGGCCCGTCCTCGGCTGGCTCACGCGCGTCAGTGAGGCGGCCGGGGAGGACCGCGTCCCGGGGACGGGCGCGGGCGTCCTCACCGCCGGCGGCGTTCCGATCGGGCCTTCGGTGTGCTTCGAGTCCGCCTTCCCCGACCTCGGCCGCGCCGTCGTCCGGAAGGGCGCGCGGGTGATCGTGATCCAGTCGGCCACCTCGACGTTCCAGGACGGCTGGGCCCCGGCCCAGCACGCGAGCCTGGCGGCGGTGCGCGCCGCCGAGACCGGGCGGCCCGTCGTCCAGGCGGCGCTGACCGGGGTGTCGGTCGCGTTCGACGCCCGGGGACGGCGGCGGGCCCGGCTCGACACCGACGAGCGGGGGGCCGCGACCGTCACCCTGCGCCTGCCGCCTCCGGAGGCCCGGACGCCGTTCGTCCGGTACGGCGACCATGTGATCTTGCTTTCGTTCCTGGTGACGGTCGTGTACCCGGCGGTGACCGTCGTCCGCCGCCGGCGCGCGCGCCCGGAGTGA
- a CDS encoding RNA polymerase sigma factor has protein sequence MGMQAVPSGELVVRARAGDETAWAALTERYSGMLWAIARAYGLGGADAADLVQVTWLRLVEHIDALRRPARVGTWLAVTARREAARALRSSAVRRAGESPAGPEPADPTTPDAVCAERERLRAVVDALGALPDLCRQVLRLFAGSPTYAEVAAALDIPVGSVGPTRTRCLASLRKRLGGPP, from the coding sequence ATGGGGATGCAGGCGGTCCCGTCCGGGGAGCTGGTGGTCCGGGCGCGGGCCGGTGACGAGACCGCGTGGGCGGCGCTGACGGAGCGCTACTCGGGGATGCTGTGGGCGATCGCGCGGGCTTACGGGCTGGGAGGTGCCGATGCCGCCGACCTCGTGCAGGTGACGTGGCTGCGGCTGGTCGAGCACATCGACGCGCTGCGCCGGCCCGCGCGGGTGGGGACGTGGCTGGCGGTGACCGCGCGGCGGGAGGCCGCCCGCGCGCTCCGCTCGTCCGCCGTCCGCCGCGCCGGGGAGTCGCCGGCCGGGCCGGAGCCGGCCGACCCGACCACGCCCGACGCGGTGTGCGCCGAACGGGAACGGCTCCGCGCGGTCGTGGACGCTCTCGGCGCCCTGCCCGACCTGTGCCGGCAGGTCCTCCGGCTGTTCGCGGGGTCCCCCACGTACGCGGAGGTCGCGGCGGCGCTGGACATCCCGGTGGGCAGCGTCGGCCCGACCCGCACCCGCTGCCTGGCCTCGCTCCGCAAACGACTGGGAGGTCCCCCGTGA
- a CDS encoding acyl-CoA carboxylase subunit beta: MTVLDNRIVGQAPPPQQEQVDPRHPRVRLEALFDDGTFRPLNEEDDGSGALTGVGRVEGLPVVAFASDPRVQGGAMGMAGCQAIVAAYDHAVRERLPIVGVWHSGGARLAEGVESLHAVGLVFAAMTRASGVVPQISVVLGAAAGGAAYGPALTDVVILSQQGKIFVTGPDVVKSVTGEEIDMAGLGGPEPHSKKSGVVHVVAKDDTEALLRARTLAMLLGHQGRVRPDEVAERDFSDLLPDNVRRAYSVQPLVKGLVDNADADGGGYIELHAKWAPNIVTAFGRLGGRTVGIIANNPLRLGGCLDATSAEKAARFVRMCDAFGVPLVVLVDVPGYLPGVGQEHEGVVRRGAKLLHAFAEATVPRVTLVTRKAYGGAYIAMNSRSLGATKVFAWPTAELAVMGAVAAIRVLHRRALAAVPEEERPALEAELAAEHEKVAGGLQRARDLGVIDEVITPATTRGAIARAIAEAIPARGAHGNIPL, encoded by the coding sequence ATGACAGTGCTCGACAACCGGATCGTCGGCCAGGCGCCGCCGCCTCAGCAGGAGCAGGTCGACCCGCGGCACCCGCGGGTCCGGCTGGAGGCCCTCTTCGATGACGGAACCTTTCGTCCGCTGAACGAGGAGGACGACGGCAGCGGCGCGCTCACGGGCGTCGGCCGGGTCGAGGGCCTGCCGGTCGTGGCCTTCGCGTCCGACCCCCGCGTGCAGGGCGGCGCGATGGGCATGGCGGGCTGTCAGGCGATCGTGGCGGCCTACGACCACGCGGTCCGCGAGCGGCTGCCGATCGTCGGGGTCTGGCACTCCGGCGGGGCGCGACTGGCCGAGGGTGTCGAGTCGCTGCACGCGGTCGGGCTGGTGTTCGCCGCGATGACCCGGGCCTCCGGGGTCGTCCCGCAGATCTCGGTGGTGCTGGGCGCGGCGGCCGGCGGCGCGGCCTACGGGCCGGCGCTCACCGACGTCGTCATCCTGTCGCAGCAGGGCAAGATCTTCGTGACCGGTCCCGACGTGGTGAAGTCGGTGACCGGCGAGGAGATCGACATGGCCGGCCTGGGCGGGCCCGAGCCGCACTCCAAGAAGTCCGGTGTCGTGCACGTGGTCGCCAAGGACGACACCGAGGCGCTGCTGCGCGCCCGCACGCTGGCGATGCTCCTCGGCCACCAGGGCCGCGTCCGTCCCGACGAGGTCGCCGAGCGGGACTTCTCCGACCTGCTGCCCGACAACGTCCGCCGCGCCTACAGCGTCCAGCCGCTGGTCAAGGGCCTGGTCGACAACGCCGACGCGGACGGCGGCGGGTACATCGAGCTGCACGCCAAGTGGGCCCCCAACATCGTCACGGCGTTCGGACGGCTCGGCGGGCGCACCGTCGGGATCATCGCCAACAACCCGCTGCGGCTCGGCGGCTGCCTGGACGCCACCTCGGCGGAGAAGGCGGCCCGCTTCGTACGGATGTGCGACGCGTTCGGGGTGCCGCTGGTCGTTCTGGTGGACGTGCCCGGCTACCTGCCCGGCGTGGGCCAGGAGCACGAGGGCGTGGTCCGCAGGGGCGCCAAGCTGCTGCACGCGTTCGCCGAGGCCACCGTCCCCCGGGTCACGCTGGTGACGCGCAAGGCGTACGGCGGCGCGTACATCGCGATGAACTCCCGGTCCCTGGGCGCGACGAAGGTGTTCGCCTGGCCGACCGCCGAACTCGCGGTGATGGGCGCGGTCGCCGCGATCCGCGTGCTGCACCGGCGCGCCCTGGCCGCCGTGCCCGAGGAGGAGCGCCCCGCGCTGGAGGCCGAGTTGGCCGCCGAGCACGAGAAGGTCGCCGGCGGCCTGCAGCGGGCCCGCGACCTGGGCGTGATCGACGAGGTCATCACCCCGGCCACCACGCGCGGCGCCATCGCCCGCGCCATCGCCGAGGCCATCCCGGCCCGCGGCGCCCACGGCAACATCCCGCTCTGA
- a CDS encoding sulfurtransferase translates to MHPLIDASELAELVLGPEPPTVLDVRWALTGPPGVEAYREGHVPGAVFVDLDRDLAGPPGPEGRHPLPDAARFEAAMRAAGVRRDRPVVVYDAADSTAAARAWWTLRYFGHGRVQVLNGGFRAWAEAGRPVSTDEPRPAPGDFTALPGSLPALDAEGAASLARRGVLLDARATERYRGEVEPIDPVAGHIPGALTAPTSGNVGADGRFLPAEALRERFAGLGATDAAEVGAYCGSGVTAAHQVLALALAGVPAALYVGSWSNWVADPSRPVATGD, encoded by the coding sequence GTGCACCCCCTCATCGACGCGTCCGAGCTGGCCGAGCTTGTGCTCGGGCCCGAGCCGCCGACCGTGCTGGACGTGCGGTGGGCGCTGACCGGGCCTCCCGGCGTGGAGGCGTACCGGGAGGGGCATGTGCCCGGCGCGGTGTTCGTCGACCTCGATCGTGATCTGGCCGGTCCGCCTGGTCCGGAGGGCCGCCATCCGCTCCCGGACGCCGCCCGGTTCGAGGCGGCGATGCGCGCCGCCGGAGTCCGGCGGGATCGCCCGGTGGTGGTTTATGACGCGGCGGACTCCACGGCGGCGGCGCGGGCCTGGTGGACGCTGCGGTACTTCGGGCACGGGCGCGTTCAAGTCCTGAACGGAGGGTTCCGCGCTTGGGCCGAGGCGGGACGCCCGGTGAGCACCGACGAGCCGCGCCCCGCCCCGGGCGACTTCACCGCTCTGCCCGGAAGCCTTCCCGCGCTGGACGCCGAAGGCGCCGCCTCGCTGGCCCGGAGAGGCGTGCTGCTGGACGCCCGCGCCACCGAGCGCTACCGGGGCGAGGTGGAGCCCATCGACCCCGTCGCCGGACACATCCCGGGGGCGCTGACGGCGCCGACGTCGGGCAACGTGGGCGCCGACGGCCGCTTCCTCCCCGCCGAGGCCCTGCGCGAACGGTTCGCCGGGCTCGGCGCCACGGACGCGGCGGAGGTGGGTGCCTACTGCGGTTCCGGGGTGACCGCCGCCCACCAGGTGCTGGCCCTGGCCCTCGCCGGAGTGCCCGCCGCGCTGTACGTGGGGTCCTGGTCCAACTGGGTGGCCGACCCCTCCCGACCGGTGGCGACCGGCGACTGA
- a CDS encoding S8 family peptidase, whose translation MFDQEARLERLLARHTDAAVVEPVAGRPTVVRRDQILVAPVDAPIVEDRVRRWYDSVHDEDGVRLLRLRPRARVDVCELSSRLSGDGRHRRLAVSPNTLVYGQPMWWSGPADRPRPTDPVPAPSAALPPRRDVTVAVLDTGLSPHPWYETADWYREQRDEAAEVLDADLDFELDAQAGHGTFIAGVVLQHAPSARIRARRVLGGDGVGDELAVLRALSGLRRCGPVDVLNLSLGCFTFDDRPSPVLARAIAALGRGTVVVACAGNAAGDRPFWPAALKPVVAVAALDGEDRAWFSNYGWWVDACAPGVDVASCHLRFDGRRPPANGVDPDAFEGYATWSGTSFAAPAVAGMIAGAAASEDLTAVAAADRILDPVKCRTLPDLGVVVGT comes from the coding sequence ATGTTCGATCAGGAGGCACGGCTGGAGCGGCTGCTGGCCCGCCACACGGACGCGGCCGTGGTGGAGCCCGTCGCCGGGCGGCCCACCGTCGTCCGTCGCGACCAGATCCTGGTGGCCCCCGTCGACGCCCCCATCGTCGAGGACCGCGTCCGGCGCTGGTACGACTCGGTGCACGACGAGGACGGCGTACGCCTGTTGCGCCTGCGGCCCCGCGCCCGCGTGGACGTCTGCGAGCTGTCGTCCCGGCTGAGCGGCGACGGTCGGCACCGCAGACTCGCGGTGTCCCCCAACACGCTCGTGTACGGGCAGCCCATGTGGTGGTCGGGGCCCGCCGACCGGCCCCGCCCGACCGACCCGGTCCCCGCCCCGTCCGCGGCCCTGCCCCCGCGCCGGGACGTCACGGTCGCGGTGCTCGACACGGGGCTGTCGCCGCATCCCTGGTACGAGACGGCCGACTGGTACCGCGAGCAGCGCGACGAGGCGGCCGAGGTCCTCGACGCCGATCTGGACTTCGAGTTGGACGCGCAGGCAGGGCACGGCACGTTCATCGCGGGCGTGGTGCTGCAGCACGCCCCGTCCGCGCGGATCCGGGCCCGGCGGGTGCTCGGCGGCGACGGCGTCGGCGACGAGTTGGCGGTGCTGCGGGCGCTGAGCGGGCTGCGTCGGTGCGGGCCGGTCGACGTCCTCAACCTGTCGCTGGGCTGCTTCACGTTCGACGACCGGCCCTCTCCCGTGCTGGCGCGGGCGATCGCCGCGCTCGGCCGCGGCACGGTCGTCGTGGCGTGCGCGGGCAACGCGGCCGGGGACCGACCGTTCTGGCCGGCGGCGCTCAAGCCGGTGGTCGCGGTGGCCGCCCTGGACGGGGAGGACCGCGCCTGGTTCTCCAACTACGGCTGGTGGGTGGACGCCTGCGCGCCCGGAGTGGACGTCGCCAGTTGCCACCTGCGCTTCGACGGGCGACGGCCGCCGGCGAACGGGGTGGACCCGGACGCGTTCGAGGGCTACGCGACGTGGAGCGGCACCTCGTTCGCCGCCCCGGCGGTGGCCGGGATGATCGCGGGGGCGGCGGCGTCGGAGGACCTGACGGCGGTCGCCGCCGCCGACCGGATCCTCGATCCGGTCAAGTGCCGCACCCTGCCCGACCTCGGCGTCGTGGTGGGGACCTGA